CTTCTATCGCACCGCGCTGCCCGCCGAGGTCAGCGCCGCGACCTGGCAGCGCTTCCTCGACCCCGCCGAGCCGACCCATGCCGCCCTGGCCTGGCGCGACGATACGGCGGTGGGCCTGGTGCAGTGGATCTTCCACCGCTCCAACTGGTCGCTGGAAAACAGCTGCTACCTGCAGGACCTGTTCGTCGCCGCCGACACCCGCGGCGCCGGCATCGGCCGGTTGCTGATCGGGCATGTCTACACCCAGGCCCGCGCCACCGGCGCCACCCGGGTGCACTGGCTGACTCACGAAAGCAACGACAATGCCATGCTGCTGTACGGGCGCATCGCCGAGCGCTCGGGCTTTGTCCAATACCGCAAGAGCCTGTAAGGGAGCCTCGCCATGACCCGCGCCGACTTGACCGACTGGCAGCCCTGCCCTGTGCCGCAGCGCGCCCCGCTGCAGGGCCGCTATGTGCGACTCGAAGCGCTGCAGCTCGCGGCCCACGGCGAGGACCTGTGGTGGGCCCTGCAGGGGCCGGAGGCCGATCCGCAGCTGTGGGACTACCTGCCCTACGGCCCCTTCGCCGAGCGGCCGGCCTTCGATGCCTGGATGGCGGCCAACGCCGCCAGCACCGACCCGCTGTTCTTCGCCGTGGTCGAACTGACCAGCCGACGCGCCGTCGGCCTGCTGAGTTTCTTGCGTATGGCACCCAAGGACGGCTGCATCGAGATCGGCCATATCGCCTTCGGCCGCGTCATGCAGCGCTCGCCGGCCTCCACCGAGGCGGTCTACCTGCTGGCCGAGCTGGCCATGGAGACGCTTGGCTACCGCCGCCTCGAATGGAAGTGCAACGCCCTGAATGCCCGCTCCATGCGCGCCGCCGAGCGCCTGGGCTTCGTCCACGAAGGCACCTTCCGCCAGCATATGGTGGTCAAGGGGCGCAACCGCGACAGCGCCTGGTTCGCCCTCCTCGACCACGACTGGCCGGCCTGCCGCGCGGCCTTCACGCGCTGGCTGGCGCCCGACAACTTCGATGCCCAGGGCCGCCAGCGGCGCACGCTGGAGCAGCTGCGCGAAGACACTGCGCGGGCCTGAGCCCGCTCACTCGATCTCGAACAGGCCATCGCGCAGATGCGCGGCGCCCAGGCGCTGGCGCACCTCGGCATCGATGCGCGGATCGTCAGGGGCATAGAGCATCACCTGGCGGTAGGCGTTGACCCGGTTCACCTCGGCTCCGAGAAACTCCCAGACCACCCGGGTGCAGGCCGGGGTGCGCCGGTCGCCGCTGGAGACCCCGGTCTTCAGGCCGTTGAGGCGGGTGATGCGGCTCTTGAAGCTGGGGATCAGGATGGTCTGGCTCATCTCGTTGCCGGTCAGCGACTCGTAGTCGATCAGGAACAGGCGGTCCTGCAGGTAGAACGCCGCGCCCAGGTAGCGACAGCGCACCGAATCGTCGGCCTCGGGGCCCGGCCCATGGGGGCGGCCCTGGCGCTCCTGGCGCTCGAACAGGTAGCTGCCGCGCTCCTCGCGCAGCTGCACCAGCGACACCAGGATCTGCCCCGGCACCGACATGCAGTTGGCGTACTCCAGGTAGTAGCCGCAGTAGCGCGACAGGCTGCTGGCGTGCTCGCGCAGCGGCTGCAGCAGTTCGAGCAGCGGGTCGCCGGCCGCTGCGCGCTCCTGCGCGCCGCTGCGCGCGCCGATCAGGCCGGCGAACTGCTCCGCCGGCAGGCCCAGCTCGTAGTCCTCGACGCCGAAGAAGTCGCAGATGCGCTTGAGGTTGTAGGCCGTCGGCCGGCTCTGCCCGCTCAGGTACTTGTTGAACTGGGCGCGGTTGATCGCCAGCTGGCGGCAGACCTCGGCGATCGAGCGGTAGTGACTGCAGAGCAGCTTGAGGTTGGGGCTGAAGTGATCGGACATGGGGCCTGCCGGGAGTGATGCGAGCGGCGCGACTATAGCATCGACTCGCATCAGGTCGCCGCAGCCCGCGAAATTGCCCGCGGCGCGCCTTTACCCAACCATGCCCCGGTCACCCGCTGGCGTGGCGTCCCCGGATAACTACAAGAGAGACTCTCTCATGCTCGACCTTCTGAACGACCTGCTCTGGAGCAAGCTGCTGATCGTCATGCTGATCGGCCTCGGGCTGTACTTCAGCGTGCGCTCGCGCTTCGTCCAATTCCGCTACTTCGGCCGCATGTTCCGCATCTTCGCCGAAGCCTTTCAGCGTCAGCCGGGCCAGCTCAGCTCGTTCCAGGCCTTGATGCTCAGCGTCGCCGGCCGGGTCGGTGCCGGCAACATCGCCGGGGTCTCCGTGGCCATCATGCTCGGCGGTCCGGGTGCGATCTTCTGGATGTGGGTGGTCGCCCTGGTCGGCATGGCCACCAGCTACTTCGAATGCGCCCTGGCCCAGCTGTACAAGCGCCGCGACGCCGACGGCAGCTACCGTGGCGGCCCGGCCTTCTACATCGAGCACGGCCTCGGCCAGCGCTGGCTGGGCATCGTCGTCTCCCTGCTGCTGCTGGTGACCTTCGGCTTCGGCTTCAACGCCGTGCAGTCCTTCACCGTGGCCAGCTCGCTGCACGACACCTTCGGCCTGCCCACCCATGTCAGCGGCATCGCCCTGGTGGTGGTGATCGGCCTGATCATCTTCGGCGGCATCAAGCGCATCGCCAAGATCGCCGACATCCTGGTGCCAAGCATGGCCTTCGCCTACATCGCCATGGCGCTGTTCGTGATCGGCAGCCAGCTCGACCAGGTACCCCAGGTGTTCGCCCTGATCGTCAAGAGCGCCTTCGGCCTGGAACCGGCCTTCGCCGGCGGCATCGGCGCGGCGATCATCATGGGCGTCAAGCGCGGCCTGTTCTCCAACGAGGCCGGCCTGGGCAGCGCGCCCAACGTCGCCGCGGTGGCCGAGGTCAAGCACCCGGCGGCCCAGGGCATCGTGCAGTCGCTCAGCGTGTTCATCGACACCCTCATCCTGTGCACCTGCACCGCGTTGATCATCCTGCTGTCCGGCGTCTACCAGCCGGGCGCCGAGATGGCCGGTGTGGTCCTGACCCAGAGCGCCATGGCGGCCGTGGTCGGCGAGTGGGGCCGGGTGTTCGTCAGCCTCGCCCTGCTGCTGTTCGTCTTCACCACCCTGATCTACAACTACTACCTGGGTGAGAACGCCCTGGGCTTCTTCACCAGCAAGCGCCTGCCGGTGCAGGTCTACCGCGTGCTGGTGATCGCGCTGGTGCTCTGGGGTTCGGTGCAGGACCTGGGCACGGTGTTCGCCTTCGCCGACGTGACCATGGGCCTGCTGGCGGTGGCCAACCTGGTGGCCCTGGCCCTGCTGTTCAAGGTCGGCCTGCGCCTGATGCGCGACTACGACAGCCAGGTCGCCGCCGGTGTCGAGTCGCCGGTGTTCGATCCCAGGCAGTTCGCCGACCTGGACCTGGACCCGGCGGCCTGGCCCGCCAACCCGACGGGCGCCGCGCCGGCAGCGGATGCCGAGGTCGCCTACAGCGCCCATCAGCGCTGATCGGCCAGGGACGTGATACAACAGGGGCCGACACGGCCCCTGTTGCTTATTGAGGAGACGCCAATGGCTTCAACAAAACTTCTGGTGCTCTACACCGGTGGCACCATCGGCATGCAGCAAACCGCCGCCGGCCTGGCCCCGGCCTCCGGCTTCGAGTCGCGGTTGCGCTCCCAGCAGGCCCTGGAAACCGGGCGCCAGCTGCCCGGCTGGACCTTCCGCGAGCTGCTGCCACCGATCGACAGCGCCAACATGAACCAGGCCAACTGGCTGGCGATGGTCGAGGCGATCCGCGCCGGCGTCGAGCAGGACGGCTGCGACGCGGTACTGGTGCTGCACGGCACCGACACCCTGGCCTACAGCGCGGCGGCGCTGAGCTTCCTGCTGCTCGGCCTGCCGGTGCCGGTGGTGCTGACCGGCTCCATGCGCCCGGCCGGCGCCGAGGACAGCGACGCCTGGTCCAACCTGTTCGGCGCCATGCAGGCGCTGCACAAGGGCGTCGCCCTGGGCGTGCACCTGTACTTCAATGGCCGGCTGATGCCGGGCAACCGGGTCAGCAAGCTGGGCAGCGCGGTCTTCGACGCCTTCGCCGAGCTGCCGCGCCAGCGGGTCGCCGCGCGGGCCGGGATGATTCCCGCCGAGCTCGACTACCGTCAGCCACGCCAGCCGGTGAACCTCGCCGTGCTGCCCTTCTACCCGGGCATTCGGGCCGCCCAGGTCGAGGCCGCGCTGGCCGGCGACGTGCGCGGGCTGCTGCTGGAGTGCTACGGCAGCGGCACCGGGCCGTCGGACGATGCCGCGCTGCTCGCCGCGCTCAAGGCCGCCCACGAGCGCGGCGTAGTGCTGGCGGCGATCAGCCAGTGCCCCCACGGCCATGTCGAGTTCGGCGTCTATGCCGCCGGCAGCCAGCTGGCCAGCGCCGGCCTGGTCTCGGCAGGCGGCATGACCCGCGAGGCGGCCCTGGGCAAGCTGTTCGCCCTGCTCGGCGCCGGCCTCTCGCAGACAGAAGTCGAGGACTGGTTCGCCGTCGACCTGTGCGGGGAAAACGCCGACTGACCGCGACCGCGACCGGCGCCGGCGAGGCTCGCGCTGCCGGCGCAGGGCTTGCACCGCGGGCGCAAGGGTTTCAGGATGACAGGTCAGACCCACAGGAGCCTGCCCCATGCCCTTTCGTATCGACGTTGAGATCCGCCCGGTCGGCGCCGACGACCAAGCCGCTTGGCTGCCGCTGTGGCAGGGCTACCAACGCTTCTACATGACGGAAATCCCCGCTGCCGCCAGCGACCAGGCCTGGCAGCGCTTCCTCGACCCCGGCGAACCCATGCACGCCGCCCTGGCCTGGCACGATGGCAAGGCCGTCGGCCTGGTGCACTGGATCTTCCACCGCTCGACCTGGACCGCCGGCGACTACTGCTACCTGCAGGACCTGTTCATCGCCAAGGACCTGCGCAGCAGCGGCGTCGGCCGCCAGCTGATCGAACATGTCTACGACCAGGCGCGCCAGGCCGACTGCGCGCGGGTCTACTGGCTCACCCACGAAACCAACAGCCGCGCCATGCTGCTGTACGAGCGCGTCGCCGAGCGCTCGGGCTTCGTCCAGTTCCGCAAGCTGCTGTAGTAGGACTCAGGCGCCGGGCGGCGGTCGACTCAGAACACCGACCAGCCAATGCGCTGGCTGAGCAGCTCCAGCGCCGCCATGCCGGCCAGGGAGTTGCCGGCGGCGTTCAGTTCCGGTGACCAGACGCAGACGCTGAAGCGCCCCGGCACCACCGCGACGATGCCACCGCCGACCCCGCTCTTGCCCGGCAGGCCGACCCGGTAGGCGAAGTTGCCGGCCTCGTCGTACAGCCCGCTGGTGGCCATGATGGCGTTGACCTGCTTGACCTGGCGGGCGCTGAGCACCTGCTCGCCGCTGTGCGGGCAGTAGCCGTCGTTGGCCAGGAAGCTGAAGGCGCGCGCCAGGTCGACGCAGCTCATGCGCAGGGCGCAGTGGCTGAAGTAGCTGCGCAGCACCGCCTCGACATCGTTGTGGAAGTTGCCGAAGGCCTGCATCAGGTAGGCCATGGCGGCGTTGCGCGCGCGGTACTGGTACTCCGACTCGGCCACCTTGTTGTCGATCACCAGCTCGGGGTTGCCGGCCAGGCGGCGGGCGAAGTCGCGCATCGACAGCGCCGGGGCGGCGAAACGCGACTGGTTGATGTCGCAGATCACCAGGGCGCCGGCATTGATGAAGGGGTTGCGCGGCCGGCCGCGCTCGAACTCCAGCTGCACCAGCGAGTTGAACGGCTGCCCGGACGGCTCGTGGCCCAGGCGCTGCCAGATCGCCTCGCCGGAATGACCGATGGCCTGGACCAGGCTGAACACCTTGGAGATGCTCTGGATCGAGAAGGCCGTGCGCGCATCGCCGGCCACATGCAGCTCGCCGTCATTGCTGTAGACGGCGATGGCCAGCTGGTCGGGTGCGACGCCGGCCAGGGCGGGAATGTAGTCGGCCACCTTGCCCTGGCCGATCAGCGGGCGGACTTCGTCGAGAATCTCGTTGAGCAGGTCTTGCATGGCGGCGCTCGTAGCGGGCCCCGGGCGGCGCCCGGGCTATGGCTGCTAGACGCTCGGCGCGCGGCGCTGATCACAGCGGCGCGCCGCCCCACTCAGAACTTCTGCGGGCGCAGCACCTCGACCTCGGCCAGGTAGCAGATCATCGCGTAGTCGGCGTAGTAGCGCTGCTGCAGGTGCCCGGCCAGCTGCTCGGCCAGTTCGCGGGCGCAGATGATCTCCACGCGGATATTGCCTTCGGTGTCCCAGCCGGCGCTGCGCACGCCATGGGCGCCGCGGCCGCGGGCATCGGAGATGGTCCAGCCGGGCGCGCCCAGGTGCTCCAGGTCGGCCAGCAGCTTCTTCTCCAGCGCCGCCTCGCAGATCACGGTGAGCAGGGTACGGGTCGATACATTCATGTCAGAGCCCCCAGGCGATGAGTTGTTCGGCCAAGCCGTGATAGAGCGGAATACCGATCAGGATATTGAAGGGGAAGGTGATCCCCAAGGACGCGGTCAAGGATAGCGACGGGTTGGCCTGGGGCAATGCCAGGCGCAGGGCCGCCGGCACGGCGATGTAGGAGGCGCTGGCCGCCAGGGTGGCGAGCATCGCGGTACCGCCCAGGGACAGGCCCATGAAGCGCGCCAGCAGGGCGCCGATCAACGCGCCGAGCAGCGGCATCAGCAGGGCGAAGCCCACCAGGCGCAGGCCGAACTGCTTGAGCGAACCGAGCTGGCCGGAGGCGATCAGGCCCATTTCCAGCAGGAAGAACGCCAGCACCGGCTTGAACATGCTGGTGTACAGCGGCTCCAGCGGCTTGATCGCCTCCTTGCCGGCCACCGCACCGATGATCAGGCCGCCGAGCAGCAGCATGATGCTCTTGCCGAGGAAGATCTCCCGGCCCAGCTCGCGCCAGTGAGTGTCACGGCTGATGCCCTTGGCCAGGATGATGCCGACCAGGATCGCCGGGACCTCGAGGATGGCCACGAACAGGGGCATGTAGCTCTCGAAGGCGATCTCGCGGGAGACCATGTAGGCCACCACCACGGCGAAGGTACCGGCGCTGACCGAGCCATAGTGCGCCGCCACCGCCGCCGAATTGACGCGGTCGAAGCGCAGGCCGCGCAACAGGACGAAGGCCAGCAGCGGCAGGCCGATGCCCAGCAGCAGCACCAGCGCCGACTGGCCGAGCAGTTGCGCGCTGGCCTGCTCCGCCAGCTCCACCCCGCCGTGCAGACCGATGGCCAGCAGCAGGATGATCGACAGCGTCTCGTACAGTGCCGGCGGCAACTTCAGCTCGCTTTTCAGCAGGCCGGCGGCCAGGCCGAAGACGAAGAACAACACTACGGGATCGATACCCATCTCACGCTCCAGAATCGGCCGCTACGGGACGGCCGGGCAAAAAAAGGGAGCCTTGCGGCTCCCAGAGGACTCACTCGTTACAAGACGTTGAAAAGCCTAGTAGGCGA
The genomic region above belongs to Pseudomonas benzenivorans and contains:
- a CDS encoding helix-turn-helix domain-containing protein codes for the protein MSDHFSPNLKLLCSHYRSIAEVCRQLAINRAQFNKYLSGQSRPTAYNLKRICDFFGVEDYELGLPAEQFAGLIGARSGAQERAAAGDPLLELLQPLREHASSLSRYCGYYLEYANCMSVPGQILVSLVQLREERGSYLFERQERQGRPHGPGPEADDSVRCRYLGAAFYLQDRLFLIDYESLTGNEMSQTILIPSFKSRITRLNGLKTGVSSGDRRTPACTRVVWEFLGAEVNRVNAYRQVMLYAPDDPRIDAEVRQRLGAAHLRDGLFEIE
- a CDS encoding GNAT family N-acetyltransferase gives rise to the protein MTRADLTDWQPCPVPQRAPLQGRYVRLEALQLAAHGEDLWWALQGPEADPQLWDYLPYGPFAERPAFDAWMAANAASTDPLFFAVVELTSRRAVGLLSFLRMAPKDGCIEIGHIAFGRVMQRSPASTEAVYLLAELAMETLGYRRLEWKCNALNARSMRAAERLGFVHEGTFRQHMVVKGRNRDSAWFALLDHDWPACRAAFTRWLAPDNFDAQGRQRRTLEQLREDTARA
- a CDS encoding DUF3240 family protein, which encodes MNVSTRTLLTVICEAALEKKLLADLEHLGAPGWTISDARGRGAHGVRSAGWDTEGNIRVEIICARELAEQLAGHLQQRYYADYAMICYLAEVEVLRPQKF
- a CDS encoding GNAT family N-acetyltransferase; protein product: MAIEIRPVSAADHAAWLSLWQGYLDFYRTALPAEVSAATWQRFLDPAEPTHAALAWRDDTAVGLVQWIFHRSNWSLENSCYLQDLFVAADTRGAGIGRLLIGHVYTQARATGATRVHWLTHESNDNAMLLYGRIAERSGFVQYRKSL
- a CDS encoding alanine/glycine:cation symporter family protein — its product is MLDLLNDLLWSKLLIVMLIGLGLYFSVRSRFVQFRYFGRMFRIFAEAFQRQPGQLSSFQALMLSVAGRVGAGNIAGVSVAIMLGGPGAIFWMWVVALVGMATSYFECALAQLYKRRDADGSYRGGPAFYIEHGLGQRWLGIVVSLLLLVTFGFGFNAVQSFTVASSLHDTFGLPTHVSGIALVVVIGLIIFGGIKRIAKIADILVPSMAFAYIAMALFVIGSQLDQVPQVFALIVKSAFGLEPAFAGGIGAAIIMGVKRGLFSNEAGLGSAPNVAAVAEVKHPAAQGIVQSLSVFIDTLILCTCTALIILLSGVYQPGAEMAGVVLTQSAMAAVVGEWGRVFVSLALLLFVFTTLIYNYYLGENALGFFTSKRLPVQVYRVLVIALVLWGSVQDLGTVFAFADVTMGLLAVANLVALALLFKVGLRLMRDYDSQVAAGVESPVFDPRQFADLDLDPAAWPANPTGAAPAADAEVAYSAHQR
- a CDS encoding GNAT family N-acetyltransferase, with the protein product MPFRIDVEIRPVGADDQAAWLPLWQGYQRFYMTEIPAAASDQAWQRFLDPGEPMHAALAWHDGKAVGLVHWIFHRSTWTAGDYCYLQDLFIAKDLRSSGVGRQLIEHVYDQARQADCARVYWLTHETNSRAMLLYERVAERSGFVQFRKLL
- a CDS encoding asparaginase — translated: MASTKLLVLYTGGTIGMQQTAAGLAPASGFESRLRSQQALETGRQLPGWTFRELLPPIDSANMNQANWLAMVEAIRAGVEQDGCDAVLVLHGTDTLAYSAAALSFLLLGLPVPVVLTGSMRPAGAEDSDAWSNLFGAMQALHKGVALGVHLYFNGRLMPGNRVSKLGSAVFDAFAELPRQRVAARAGMIPAELDYRQPRQPVNLAVLPFYPGIRAAQVEAALAGDVRGLLLECYGSGTGPSDDAALLAALKAAHERGVVLAAISQCPHGHVEFGVYAAGSQLASAGLVSAGGMTREAALGKLFALLGAGLSQTEVEDWFAVDLCGENAD
- the glsB gene encoding glutaminase B encodes the protein MQDLLNEILDEVRPLIGQGKVADYIPALAGVAPDQLAIAVYSNDGELHVAGDARTAFSIQSISKVFSLVQAIGHSGEAIWQRLGHEPSGQPFNSLVQLEFERGRPRNPFINAGALVICDINQSRFAAPALSMRDFARRLAGNPELVIDNKVAESEYQYRARNAAMAYLMQAFGNFHNDVEAVLRSYFSHCALRMSCVDLARAFSFLANDGYCPHSGEQVLSARQVKQVNAIMATSGLYDEAGNFAYRVGLPGKSGVGGGIVAVVPGRFSVCVWSPELNAAGNSLAGMAALELLSQRIGWSVF
- a CDS encoding sodium-dependent bicarbonate transport family permease; the protein is MGIDPVVLFFVFGLAAGLLKSELKLPPALYETLSIILLLAIGLHGGVELAEQASAQLLGQSALVLLLGIGLPLLAFVLLRGLRFDRVNSAAVAAHYGSVSAGTFAVVVAYMVSREIAFESYMPLFVAILEVPAILVGIILAKGISRDTHWRELGREIFLGKSIMLLLGGLIIGAVAGKEAIKPLEPLYTSMFKPVLAFFLLEMGLIASGQLGSLKQFGLRLVGFALLMPLLGALIGALLARFMGLSLGGTAMLATLAASASYIAVPAALRLALPQANPSLSLTASLGITFPFNILIGIPLYHGLAEQLIAWGL